Proteins found in one Haloferax litoreum genomic segment:
- a CDS encoding class I SAM-dependent methyltransferase yields MDANDVRRAWEDRSGEFSPEYYAYYGPNDTSESIRRVFEQYLTREATILELGCGPGRHLSHLHDHGFEHLHGVDINAESFEVMAEAYPALAADGTFYDAAIENVVGEFDDGQFDATFSIETLQHIHPDDEWVFEELARSTSDLLVTVENEGDESVPPNDRGVNDDEYDFPLYYRDWKRVFTQFGFVQCEVERSERDTLRVFRRVEE; encoded by the coding sequence GTGGATGCAAACGACGTTCGTCGCGCGTGGGAAGACCGGTCGGGAGAGTTTTCGCCAGAATACTACGCGTACTATGGCCCGAACGACACGAGCGAGTCGATTCGCCGTGTGTTCGAACAGTATCTCACTCGGGAGGCGACGATTCTGGAACTCGGGTGTGGACCGGGGCGTCACCTCTCACATCTCCACGACCACGGATTCGAACACCTCCACGGTGTCGATATCAACGCCGAGTCGTTCGAGGTGATGGCCGAGGCGTACCCCGCCCTCGCCGCCGATGGAACGTTCTACGACGCCGCCATCGAGAACGTCGTCGGCGAGTTCGACGACGGGCAGTTCGACGCAACCTTCTCTATCGAGACGCTCCAGCACATCCACCCCGACGACGAGTGGGTCTTCGAAGAACTCGCCCGCAGCACGAGTGACCTCCTCGTCACCGTCGAGAACGAAGGTGACGAGAGCGTTCCGCCGAACGACAGGGGCGTGAACGACGACGAGTACGACTTCCCGCTCTACTACCGCGACTGGAAGCGAGTCTTCACACAGTTCGGGTTCGTCCAGTGTGAAGTCGAACGAAGCGAACGCGACACCCTTCGCGTGTTTCGTCGCGTCGAAGAATAA
- a CDS encoding RDD family protein, protein MNERASVLGRRFEAVLIDGLLVALSMAVVGFLAGTLFVGGEYGGLGSSLLAVQFGAPFVLLGYQTVLEGYYGQTLGKRLRGIVVVGTDGSNLSWGSSIVRNLLRIVDALPAFYLFGIAVAYLTDDHQRVGDLAGSTVVVHTA, encoded by the coding sequence ATGAACGAACGAGCGAGCGTTCTCGGACGACGATTCGAAGCGGTACTGATAGACGGCCTTCTCGTGGCACTCTCGATGGCAGTCGTCGGGTTTCTCGCTGGCACGCTGTTCGTCGGCGGTGAATACGGTGGCCTCGGGAGTTCGCTCCTCGCGGTCCAATTCGGGGCACCGTTCGTCCTGCTCGGCTACCAGACAGTTCTCGAGGGGTACTATGGTCAGACGCTCGGAAAGAGACTCCGTGGTATCGTCGTCGTCGGGACAGACGGGTCGAATCTCTCGTGGGGGAGTTCTATCGTTCGGAATCTTCTCCGAATCGTGGACGCACTTCCGGCGTTCTACCTCTTCGGAATAGCTGTCGCATACCTGACGGACGACCACCAGCGCGTCGGCGACCTCGCAGGCAGTACCGTCGTCGTTCACACGGCCTGA
- a CDS encoding DUF1643 domain-containing protein, whose protein sequence is MLLDTWAFDPRDVDGVVVELGDIDGYTEAGAVLSEDETYRYLLWRVWDPDKPTLTYIMCNPSVGRGTKNDRTLDRCTSIAQENGYGGFVAGNLFARRTPHHETLSEDDDPIGPENDRFLQALCAEAETVVAAWGGIGEKFGRPEAVVTMLDVEFYVIHENRDGTPRHPLYAKQHVGLTRWNCDS, encoded by the coding sequence ATGCTACTCGACACGTGGGCGTTCGACCCACGAGACGTAGACGGTGTCGTCGTCGAACTGGGCGACATCGACGGCTACACCGAGGCGGGTGCCGTCCTCAGCGAGGACGAAACCTATCGCTATCTCCTCTGGCGAGTGTGGGACCCAGACAAGCCGACGCTGACGTACATCATGTGCAACCCGAGCGTTGGCCGCGGCACGAAAAACGACAGAACGCTCGACAGATGTACCTCGATTGCACAGGAAAACGGATACGGAGGCTTCGTGGCCGGAAACCTGTTCGCTCGTCGCACGCCGCACCACGAGACGTTATCCGAGGACGACGACCCAATCGGCCCCGAAAACGACCGGTTCCTCCAGGCACTCTGTGCCGAAGCAGAGACAGTCGTCGCCGCGTGGGGCGGCATCGGCGAGAAGTTCGGCCGCCCCGAAGCAGTCGTTACGATGCTGGATGTCGAGTTCTACGTCATCCACGAGAATCGGGATGGGACACCACGGCACCCGCTCTACGCGAAGCAGCACGTTGGGTTGACGCGTTGGAACTGCGATAGCTGA
- a CDS encoding ParA family protein, protein MSPQEPHEPKAVATVMLKGGTTKSTITANTAEALGRAGYDVLTVDTDPNGHLTANLGYSDLYYDGDIDLGDIILSEGNAAPSDAIQSTNLGFDLLPASVALESVETRLKNEMQPSLCLKQRLVDPLLGDRYDYILMDTHSSRNALVNNAVVAAPNLLLPLIPEQGINSGLSRTQERIINPLKQKIDLKILAMVPNKLSQRIDHKNEDRRLIERICRSDSLSEYLPQFAHVKPETFDAIDADERRGSLPKPGLRKDSDLNDSFKQNKTLGAFNPENTQLEAFDELAEIVVQGEVSQ, encoded by the coding sequence ATGTCCCCACAAGAACCACACGAACCCAAAGCAGTCGCCACAGTAATGCTGAAAGGTGGAACAACCAAGAGCACCATAACTGCGAATACCGCAGAAGCACTCGGACGCGCCGGGTATGATGTCCTCACCGTCGACACAGATCCAAACGGACATCTCACAGCCAATCTCGGATACAGTGATCTCTACTACGACGGTGATATCGATCTGGGTGATATTATCCTCTCAGAAGGCAATGCAGCCCCTAGTGATGCGATCCAATCTACCAACCTCGGATTCGACCTCCTGCCGGCTAGCGTGGCTCTCGAAAGCGTCGAGACCCGGCTCAAAAATGAGATGCAGCCATCTCTCTGTCTGAAGCAACGACTCGTCGATCCTCTTCTGGGTGACAGATATGATTACATCCTCATGGATACCCACTCAAGCAGAAATGCACTCGTGAACAATGCAGTCGTCGCGGCCCCAAATCTTCTCCTTCCGCTGATACCCGAGCAGGGCATTAACAGCGGGCTCTCACGGACACAGGAGCGCATCATTAACCCACTTAAGCAGAAAATCGATCTCAAAATTTTGGCGATGGTGCCGAACAAGCTCTCGCAGCGAATCGATCATAAGAATGAGGATCGACGGCTTATTGAGCGAATCTGTCGGAGTGACTCCCTCTCTGAGTATCTTCCTCAGTTCGCTCACGTTAAGCCAGAAACATTCGATGCTATTGATGCAGACGAGCGGCGTGGCAGCCTCCCGAAACCCGGATTGCGTAAGGATTCCGATCTCAACGATTCGTTCAAGCAAAACAAGACCCTTGGTGCTTTCAACCCCGAGAATACACAACTTGAGGCATTCGATGAATTGGCTGAAATAGTCGTTCAAGGGGAGGTCAGTCAATGA
- a CDS encoding cold-shock protein → MAKGNVDFFNDTGGYGFISTDDADDDVFFHMEDIGGPDLEEGTDVEFDIEQAPKGPRATNLTRL, encoded by the coding sequence ATGGCGAAAGGAAACGTTGATTTCTTCAACGACACTGGCGGCTACGGTTTCATTTCGACGGACGATGCTGACGACGACGTGTTCTTCCACATGGAAGACATCGGCGGCCCGGACCTCGAAGAAGGCACGGATGTGGAGTTCGACATCGAGCAGGCCCCCAAGGGCCCTCGCGCGACGAACCTCACGCGCCTTTAA
- a CDS encoding arylsulfotransferase family protein yields the protein MDNRSRGRIGVLFVLFGVGIVVATFVVGATLAPDIGVSATSAADEGPTMETLVGSQGGGTGLHKYGNVYLVSNDSVSWRLSDADSYFDVTQLDDGRVLAAFADGGYTDCGPYKSPCTRTGYRIIDPDAPDGPATVEEWSFPVRTMTNSEVHDVELLDSGEVLVADMEHERILTVRDGEVTWQWNASSYYDAPADPTTVDWLHINDVDAIGEDRYLVSVRNANQLLVIERGAGVVEVINEDDDGDGKGDADLLLRQHNPQWLAEGAVLVADSENGRIVELHQSESGEWEVVWEVDSAEGVEFWWPRDADRLPNGNTLITDSGNQRILEVNRTGSVVWSLKTDYIPYEAERLPVGETVGGPLHDSTPMLADGRGEVPVLSPLLVGLRASYPLPYWLAESHLVSIAFGLGTAVFGVGIVVRDTFGRFFRW from the coding sequence ATGGACAACAGGTCGAGAGGACGGATTGGTGTGCTCTTCGTTCTCTTCGGAGTCGGTATCGTGGTGGCGACGTTCGTCGTCGGCGCGACGCTCGCCCCCGACATCGGCGTGTCGGCCACCAGCGCCGCCGACGAGGGGCCAACGATGGAGACGCTCGTCGGGTCACAAGGCGGGGGGACGGGACTTCACAAGTACGGGAACGTCTACCTCGTCTCCAACGACTCCGTCTCGTGGCGACTCTCCGACGCGGACAGTTACTTCGACGTGACACAACTGGACGATGGACGCGTCCTCGCGGCGTTCGCAGACGGTGGGTACACCGACTGTGGACCGTACAAATCGCCGTGTACGCGAACGGGCTATCGCATCATCGACCCGGACGCACCGGACGGCCCGGCGACCGTCGAGGAGTGGAGTTTCCCCGTGCGAACCATGACGAACAGCGAGGTCCACGACGTGGAACTGCTCGACTCGGGTGAAGTCCTCGTCGCCGACATGGAACACGAGCGCATCCTCACGGTTCGAGACGGCGAGGTGACGTGGCAGTGGAACGCGTCGTCGTACTACGATGCGCCCGCCGACCCCACGACGGTCGATTGGCTGCACATCAACGATGTGGACGCCATCGGCGAGGACCGCTATCTCGTCTCGGTCCGCAACGCAAACCAACTGCTGGTCATCGAGCGCGGTGCGGGCGTCGTCGAGGTCATCAACGAAGACGACGACGGCGACGGGAAAGGCGACGCTGACCTCCTCTTACGCCAGCACAACCCGCAGTGGTTGGCAGAGGGCGCTGTCCTCGTCGCCGACAGCGAGAATGGCCGTATCGTCGAACTCCATCAGTCCGAGTCCGGCGAGTGGGAAGTCGTCTGGGAAGTCGACTCCGCGGAGGGCGTCGAGTTCTGGTGGCCGCGAGACGCCGACCGACTGCCGAACGGGAACACGCTCATCACAGACTCGGGGAACCAGCGCATCCTCGAAGTAAACCGGACTGGAAGCGTCGTCTGGAGTCTGAAGACTGACTACATCCCCTACGAGGCAGAACGCCTCCCGGTCGGAGAGACGGTCGGCGGCCCACTGCACGACTCGACGCCGATGCTCGCCGACGGCCGGGGTGAAGTTCCCGTCCTCTCGCCACTTCTCGTCGGCCTCCGGGCGAGTTATCCACTGCCGTATTGGCTCGCCGAGAGCCACCTCGTGAGTATCGCCTTCGGCCTCGGAACCGCCGTCTTCGGCGTCGGCATCGTCGTCCGAGACACGTTCGGTCGGTTCTTCCGCTGGTGA
- a CDS encoding CPBP family intramembrane glutamic endopeptidase translates to MATTTRLFDSARSLVAALVLGGGGLLAGTILVVVTQVAAVSVGFELTPLSLIVISLILLQGIAFGGVALGYVTFRGLGRDYFGVSIPSLRDLAAVVLGYVTALGAAFVGALLVSTIGVEAGSNQVTEIAAQDPEVLLLLVPASFLLIGPGEELLFRGVVQNRIRESFGPVPGIALASAIFAAIHFVALTGGAGARLVTISILFFPSLVFGTAYELTDNLVVPALIHGAYNATLFTIAYIAFKFAEMNPDAMPSGLLFF, encoded by the coding sequence GTGGCTACTACGACGCGACTCTTCGACTCGGCTCGGTCCCTCGTCGCTGCCCTCGTCCTCGGCGGTGGTGGTCTCCTCGCGGGGACCATCCTCGTCGTCGTCACGCAGGTGGCGGCGGTCAGCGTCGGGTTCGAACTGACCCCGCTCTCACTCATCGTCATCTCACTCATCCTCCTGCAGGGAATCGCCTTCGGTGGCGTCGCCCTCGGATACGTGACCTTCCGCGGCCTCGGGCGCGACTACTTCGGCGTCTCCATCCCGTCGCTCCGTGACCTCGCCGCAGTCGTCCTCGGGTACGTGACGGCGCTCGGTGCGGCGTTCGTCGGCGCACTCCTCGTCTCGACGATTGGCGTCGAAGCCGGGTCGAATCAGGTGACTGAAATCGCCGCACAGGACCCCGAAGTGCTCTTGCTTCTCGTCCCGGCGTCGTTCCTCCTCATCGGTCCCGGCGAGGAACTGCTGTTCCGCGGCGTCGTCCAGAATCGTATCCGCGAGTCGTTCGGCCCCGTCCCGGGAATCGCCCTCGCGAGCGCTATCTTCGCCGCCATCCACTTCGTCGCTCTCACCGGTGGCGCAGGCGCTCGACTCGTCACGATTAGCATCCTGTTCTTCCCGAGTCTCGTCTTCGGGACGGCCTACGAACTCACCGACAACCTCGTCGTCCCTGCGCTCATCCACGGCGCGTACAACGCGACGCTCTTCACCATCGCCTACATCGCGTTCAAGTTCGCGGAGATGAACCCCGACGCGATGCCGTCTGGACTGCTGTTCTTCTGA
- a CDS encoding helix-turn-helix domain-containing protein gives MATEATFTVPSDQFPLGTVFNQLPNVSVELERIVLARDVVIPYFWVRGTEVNDIEGAFTEHPGVKDIRLVDSVEDEYLLRVEWSVEYADVLTILAETEVPLIEAIGTNQQWTFEIRGDQQSDIADFQRRCRELDIPVTLTALNALTRVETGTEDTLTDTQQEALILAYERGYFESPREITMAELGEELGISQQAVASRLRRGIKHVLGRTLSTITVRPD, from the coding sequence ATGGCTACCGAGGCGACGTTCACAGTTCCGTCAGACCAATTTCCCTTGGGGACTGTGTTCAACCAACTGCCGAACGTTTCGGTCGAACTGGAGCGAATTGTCCTCGCGCGGGACGTGGTGATTCCCTACTTCTGGGTACGGGGAACCGAAGTCAACGACATCGAGGGTGCATTCACCGAGCACCCGGGCGTGAAGGATATTCGTCTCGTTGACTCTGTTGAAGACGAGTACCTGTTACGCGTCGAGTGGTCGGTGGAGTACGCCGACGTGCTCACTATATTGGCGGAGACAGAGGTACCGCTCATCGAGGCCATCGGCACAAACCAACAGTGGACGTTCGAGATACGCGGCGACCAACAAAGCGACATCGCAGACTTTCAACGACGCTGTCGAGAACTGGACATCCCTGTCACGTTGACGGCGTTGAACGCGCTCACACGAGTTGAGACGGGAACAGAAGACACTCTCACTGACACCCAGCAAGAGGCGTTGATACTCGCCTACGAGCGTGGCTACTTCGAGTCTCCGCGGGAGATCACGATGGCAGAACTCGGCGAGGAACTCGGTATCTCACAGCAGGCAGTCGCCTCCCGCCTCCGACGCGGAATCAAGCACGTCCTCGGGAGGACGCTCTCGACCATCACAGTCCGACCAGACTGA
- the trmY gene encoding tRNA (pseudouridine(54)-N(1))-methyltransferase TrmY produces the protein MRQFIVLGHDVPTTPDFTLDDIAGGAGRLDVLCRCVNSAFFLSHAIREDVRVHLVLGDEYTVRFEGSELRRLNPDERSTAALVRKALEKRDEAIGHMPAESSPGVSIRRMGFEATLEEAARDSTVVELHEDGDPVVDVEPPENPLFVLSDHNDFTDEEAELLAEVSDQRVRLGPEVLHADHSITVAHNYLDTEGYSQY, from the coding sequence ATGCGCCAATTCATCGTCCTCGGCCACGACGTGCCGACGACACCCGACTTCACGCTCGACGACATCGCCGGCGGTGCCGGCCGTCTCGACGTGCTCTGCCGCTGTGTCAACTCTGCGTTCTTCCTCTCGCATGCGATTCGTGAGGACGTGCGCGTCCACCTCGTCCTCGGCGACGAGTACACCGTCCGATTCGAAGGCTCCGAACTCCGCCGCCTCAACCCCGACGAGCGTTCGACTGCCGCACTCGTTCGGAAGGCGCTAGAGAAACGCGACGAGGCTATCGGCCACATGCCTGCCGAGTCGTCACCGGGAGTCTCCATCCGGCGGATGGGATTCGAAGCGACGCTCGAAGAGGCGGCCCGCGATTCGACTGTCGTCGAACTGCACGAAGACGGCGACCCGGTGGTCGACGTGGAACCGCCTGAGAACCCACTGTTCGTCCTCTCTGACCACAACGACTTCACCGACGAGGAAGCCGAGTTGCTGGCCGAGGTGTCTGACCAGCGGGTTCGACTCGGCCCGGAAGTGCTCCACGCCGACCACTCGATTACGGTGGCGCACAACTACCTCGATACCGAGGGCTATTCGCAGTACTGA
- a CDS encoding SRPBCC domain-containing protein, whose amino-acid sequence MRTIRTAVEIDASPSAVWDVLTDFSSYPAWNPHVPHASGDLRVGEAVDIVVRREGGKDRSMTVTITALEPERRLEWVGKLLSPRLFEGRHTLELEPLGEERTRLVNREELSGVFARFATTDEPERDYEAMNRALKTRVERAPSIA is encoded by the coding sequence ATGCGAACCATCCGAACCGCCGTCGAAATCGACGCCTCGCCATCGGCAGTCTGGGACGTCCTCACGGATTTCTCGTCGTACCCAGCGTGGAATCCACACGTCCCACACGCGAGCGGTGACCTCCGGGTCGGAGAAGCAGTGGACATCGTCGTGCGCCGCGAAGGGGGTAAAGACCGCTCGATGACGGTCACCATCACTGCACTCGAACCCGAGCGTCGACTCGAATGGGTTGGGAAACTACTCTCGCCACGACTCTTCGAAGGCCGACACACACTCGAACTCGAACCGCTCGGCGAGGAACGGACGCGACTCGTGAACCGCGAGGAACTCTCTGGGGTCTTCGCTCGATTCGCCACGACTGACGAACCGGAACGAGATTACGAGGCCATGAATCGAGCACTCAAAACACGGGTCGAACGTGCGCCTTCGATTGCCTGA
- a CDS encoding DUF7344 domain-containing protein: MVTEEPIDFSSVLSLCQNQHRRIVLAVLTEEHRSFTLNDLTKTVLTYNHQTTSTEASEDAMTKVRLSLHHVHLPKLASGGLITYDPERQFVEPTELLDQMQPTLSTILGADPSLDAPMELYD, encoded by the coding sequence ATGGTGACTGAGGAACCGATTGACTTCAGCTCGGTACTCAGCCTGTGTCAAAACCAGCATCGTCGAATCGTGCTTGCGGTGCTCACAGAAGAGCACCGGTCGTTTACGTTGAACGACCTCACAAAGACCGTCCTCACGTACAATCATCAGACGACCAGTACAGAGGCGTCTGAGGACGCGATGACAAAGGTTCGCCTCTCGCTCCATCACGTCCACCTCCCAAAGTTGGCCTCGGGAGGGCTCATAACCTATGACCCAGAGCGACAGTTCGTAGAACCAACTGAGCTACTCGACCAGATGCAGCCAACTCTGTCTACGATTCTCGGTGCCGACCCCTCACTTGACGCACCAATGGAACTATATGACTAA
- a CDS encoding ABC transporter ATP-binding protein produces MVRLFAEYGRENLAFFVVGLAASVFNRLVGIVPALVLGVAIDAVFFQNTAYALPLVPSAWIPEMVTGQFWLSFWLVIAAFVAGVGLSWVQGLGLAVYSNRVQHAVRVDTYDVLQRLDMTFFDDKQTGQVLSILDSDVRNLRTFLDSTLSGGLQLVVSVVGIAGVLFYLNAQLAVVTLVAVPLLAVFTVWFMRTIRPMYRALRESVGALNTRIENNVAGMEVIKASTTEEYETTRVADASMDYYTRALAVVRLDYLYQPTMELLAGVAFAATFAIGGLWLILGPPWPFTGKLLVGEFVTFLFMTQRFIDPLSGAGRIVNAYENARASGERIFGLTDRDVTVRDSSETVDLGTVAGGIEFDHVSFAYATGREVLHDVSFAAAPGETVALVGPTGAGKSTAAKLLLRLYDTSGGAVRVDGHDVRDVSIRSLREAMGYVSQDVYLFDGTVRENLLYGAFEATEAEMVAAARAAEAHDFVSHLPDGYDTRIGERGVKLSGGQRQRLSIARAMLQNPRILVLDEATSAVDTETELLIQRALARLTEGRTTLVIAHRLSTIRHADTIVVLDEGRVAESGTHDELVAEGGLYATLWSVQAGDTSGVSADLLDRLVDRVRVADIVDEVSADGGEE; encoded by the coding sequence ATGGTCCGCCTGTTCGCCGAATACGGTCGGGAGAACCTCGCGTTCTTCGTCGTCGGGCTAGCAGCGAGCGTCTTCAATCGACTCGTCGGAATCGTGCCGGCACTCGTCCTCGGAGTGGCCATCGACGCCGTGTTCTTCCAGAACACCGCCTACGCGCTTCCGCTCGTTCCGTCGGCGTGGATTCCGGAGATGGTTACGGGACAGTTCTGGCTGAGTTTCTGGCTCGTCATCGCGGCGTTCGTCGCCGGTGTCGGCCTCTCGTGGGTGCAGGGACTCGGCCTCGCCGTCTACTCGAATCGCGTCCAGCACGCCGTCCGCGTGGACACCTACGACGTGCTCCAGCGCCTCGATATGACCTTCTTCGACGACAAGCAGACGGGACAAGTGCTCTCTATCCTCGACAGCGACGTACGAAACTTGCGGACGTTTCTGGACAGCACGCTCTCCGGCGGCCTGCAACTCGTCGTCTCCGTCGTCGGTATCGCAGGCGTGCTGTTCTACCTGAACGCGCAACTCGCCGTGGTCACCCTCGTGGCCGTCCCACTCCTCGCCGTCTTCACCGTCTGGTTCATGCGAACCATCCGTCCGATGTACCGCGCTCTTCGCGAGAGCGTCGGCGCACTCAACACGCGCATCGAGAACAACGTCGCCGGGATGGAGGTCATCAAAGCGTCCACCACCGAAGAGTACGAGACGACCCGCGTCGCCGACGCGTCGATGGACTACTACACGCGTGCGCTCGCCGTCGTCCGACTCGACTACCTCTACCAACCGACGATGGAACTCCTCGCGGGCGTCGCCTTCGCGGCCACGTTCGCCATCGGTGGACTCTGGCTCATCCTCGGCCCGCCGTGGCCGTTCACGGGGAAACTCCTCGTCGGAGAGTTCGTCACCTTCCTGTTCATGACGCAGCGATTCATCGACCCACTCTCCGGTGCTGGACGCATCGTCAACGCCTACGAGAACGCCCGCGCCTCGGGCGAGCGAATCTTCGGCTTGACCGACCGCGACGTGACGGTTCGAGACTCCTCAGAGACAGTGGACCTCGGTACCGTCGCAGGTGGTATCGAGTTCGACCACGTGTCGTTCGCGTACGCCACTGGGCGAGAGGTCCTCCACGACGTCTCGTTCGCCGCCGCCCCCGGTGAGACAGTTGCACTCGTCGGCCCGACGGGAGCCGGGAAATCCACCGCCGCGAAACTCCTCTTGCGCCTCTACGACACCTCTGGTGGGGCGGTCCGCGTCGACGGCCACGACGTGCGCGACGTGTCGATACGGAGTCTCCGCGAGGCGATGGGGTACGTGAGTCAGGACGTGTATCTCTTCGACGGAACCGTCCGCGAGAACCTGCTGTACGGCGCGTTCGAGGCGACGGAAGCAGAGATGGTCGCCGCCGCGAGGGCCGCCGAAGCACACGACTTCGTCTCACACCTGCCCGACGGGTACGACACCCGCATCGGCGAACGCGGCGTGAAACTCTCGGGTGGGCAGCGACAGCGACTCTCCATCGCCCGCGCGATGCTCCAAAACCCACGGATACTCGTCCTCGACGAGGCGACGAGCGCCGTCGATACCGAGACGGAACTCCTCATCCAGCGCGCGCTTGCCCGGTTGACCGAAGGCCGAACGACGCTCGTCATCGCACATCGTCTCTCGACGATTCGACACGCAGATACCATCGTCGTCCTCGACGAAGGGCGCGTCGCCGAATCCGGCACGCACGACGAACTCGTCGCCGAGGGCGGCCTGTACGCGACGCTGTGGAGCGTCCAAGCAGGCGACACGTCCGGCGTGTCCGCGGACCTCCTCGACCGACTGGTCGACCGGGTTCGAGTGGCCGATATCGTCGATGAAGTGTCTGCCGACGGCGGCGAAGAGTGA
- a CDS encoding NUDIX hydrolase: MTDDDLAWETTGTRIDYSCPGFDIRMDDVRLPDGTETDFHYVDEPPAVVVLPFTPDGDVVVIDEWRQAVGRTNRGLPAGGTEDGDDDYVTAAHRELGEETGYEAETMEKLVTVEPANGIANSVHHYFVARGCEPSADQNLDFNESIRPTTVEYDELRQAVLAGDVRDARTVLGVLYYELAGQ, encoded by the coding sequence ATGACTGACGACGACCTCGCGTGGGAGACCACCGGCACGCGAATCGACTACTCGTGTCCCGGATTCGACATCCGAATGGACGACGTGCGCCTCCCCGACGGGACGGAGACGGACTTTCACTACGTAGACGAACCGCCGGCCGTGGTCGTTCTCCCGTTCACTCCGGACGGCGACGTCGTCGTCATCGACGAGTGGCGACAGGCGGTCGGTCGAACGAACCGTGGCTTGCCTGCCGGCGGAACCGAAGACGGCGACGACGACTACGTCACCGCTGCCCACCGAGAACTCGGAGAAGAGACGGGGTACGAAGCCGAGACGATGGAGAAACTCGTGACGGTCGAACCGGCGAACGGTATCGCCAACTCGGTCCACCATTACTTCGTGGCCCGTGGGTGCGAACCGAGCGCCGACCAGAATCTCGATTTCAACGAGAGCATCCGGCCGACGACAGTCGAGTACGACGAGTTGCGGCAGGCGGTCCTCGCGGGCGACGTCCGCGACGCTCGCACGGTTCTCGGAGTCCTCTACTACGAACTCGCCGGTCAGTAA
- a CDS encoding tyrosine-type recombinase/integrase — translation MTKPNEQPLEPLAPREAIAFYEQDREDEVSEATLQSHGYRLHNFVRWCDKNDVENLNEIGGRDIQRFKKWRSEQVNIVTLKSQMDTLRVFLRFCESIDGVRDGVADSVRSPSLERVNVRDKDIVRENKASAILAYHDKYHYASVEHTLFRFLWETGCRMGAAHSVDLDDLHLRAEYVELNHRPETGTTLKNGDGGERAVALSTRTCNIIRDYIDEHRYDVEDDYGRRPLFTSKQGRLTKNIIRTYIYRVTRPCIYNGGSCPHDREQDDCEAMRRMYASKCPSSSAPHSIRRGAITHYLNTDTPGEVVSDRMNVSKDVIDEHYDSRTEYEKMELRRSYLDNL, via the coding sequence ATGACGAAACCCAACGAGCAACCGCTTGAACCGCTGGCACCAAGAGAAGCAATTGCCTTCTACGAACAAGACCGAGAGGACGAAGTTAGCGAAGCAACGCTTCAGAGCCATGGTTACCGGCTTCACAACTTCGTACGCTGGTGCGACAAGAACGACGTTGAGAACCTGAACGAAATCGGCGGGCGTGACATCCAACGATTCAAAAAATGGCGTAGCGAGCAAGTGAACATCGTCACGCTCAAATCTCAAATGGACACCCTCAGAGTGTTCCTCCGGTTCTGCGAAAGCATTGACGGCGTGCGCGATGGCGTGGCCGACAGCGTCCGATCACCCAGTTTGGAGCGCGTCAACGTGCGCGACAAAGACATCGTACGCGAAAACAAAGCCAGCGCCATCCTCGCGTACCACGACAAATATCACTACGCCTCTGTCGAACACACCCTTTTCCGGTTCTTGTGGGAGACAGGTTGCAGGATGGGTGCTGCGCACAGCGTCGATCTCGATGACCTACACTTGCGTGCCGAATACGTTGAGCTGAACCATCGTCCCGAGACGGGTACAACGTTGAAGAACGGGGATGGAGGCGAACGTGCAGTTGCGCTTTCGACGCGCACATGCAACATAATCCGGGATTACATCGATGAGCACCGATACGACGTGGAAGACGATTACGGGCGGAGGCCACTGTTCACCAGCAAGCAAGGGCGGTTGACCAAGAACATTATCCGCACCTACATCTATCGAGTCACAAGACCCTGCATCTACAACGGGGGTAGTTGCCCTCACGACCGAGAACAAGACGACTGTGAAGCGATGCGAAGAATGTACGCAAGCAAATGCCCATCCTCTAGTGCACCACACAGCATTCGTAGAGGGGCGATCACGCACTACCTGAACACAGACACCCCAGGAGAAGTCGTGAGTGACAGGATGAACGTTAGCAAGGACGTGATCGACGAGCACTACGACTCCAGAACCGAGTACGAAAAAATGGAACTGCGGCGCAGTTACCTCGACAACCTCTAA